A stretch of the Arachis stenosperma cultivar V10309 chromosome 6, arast.V10309.gnm1.PFL2, whole genome shotgun sequence genome encodes the following:
- the LOC130934444 gene encoding protein FAR1-RELATED SEQUENCE 5-like — MSIKEDDVKNDSDNDLGDDFDYQPNAEDDAEDNDVDSLDSTIKSEEVCGVKRIADLMVEDIWSLEFRIEDEACQFYNAYSCWHGFIIRKDDMVRDNQGRIISRQLVCDKEGWRNMRYLDLDDRSREARSLTRTKCPARLRVKLDYGCGR, encoded by the coding sequence ATGTCCATAAAGGAGGATGATGTGAAGAATGATTCTGATAATGATTTGGGTGATGATTTCGATTATCAACCGAATGCAGAAGATGATGCTGAAGACAACGATGTAGACTCGCTGGATTCTACTATCAAGAGTGAAGAAGTTTGTGGTGTAAAAAGAATAGCAGATTTAATGGTGGAGGATATTTGGAGCCTGGAGTTTAGGATAGAGGATGAGGCTTGCCAATTTTACAACGCTTATTCTTGTTGGCATGGATTTATAATAAGGAAGGACGACATGGTTAGGGATAATCAAGGTAGAATCATTAGTAGGCAACTTGTTTGTGACAAAGAGGGCTGGAGGAATATGAGGTATCTTGATCTGGATGATAGATCAAGGGAGGCAAGGTCACTAACGCGAACCAAGTGTCCAGCTCGGCTTAGGGTAAAGCTTGACTACGGCTGTGGTAGATAA